The sequence CGTTGCAGACGTGGTTGCAGGGAAGCGGGAAGGGTGGGGCGGCGCCTTCCACGGAGCCGACGAGTGCGGCAGGCCCGTCCACGCTGACGGAGGCGCTGCGGCATCTGCACGTGACGCGCGCTGTGCCACTGGGCGGGCGGACGTGGCTGCGTGATAGGGATTTCGAAGAGGCACTGCTTGGCGCGCTGTCGCGAGTGGAGGCGGAGTTCGCCACGCGGTATCCGGAGCGGTTCCGTGAGGACACGGGTGCCTTGGTCTCGGACCTGCTGGAGGGACTGCGCGCCGAGCTGGAGCGTGTGAAGGCGGACCTGTCCGCGCTGCTGGCACAGGGACAGGCGCCGTTGCGGATGGAGCTCACGGTCCGGAAGCTCCGAGCCGCGCTCGACGCCAAGACGGTGCCTGATGACGCTGCTCCTCCCGAGGCCGCCGAGGCACCTTCGGAAAGCGCGACCCCGGCACCTGAAGGCACTGCTGCTTACGAGGTCATCGCGGAGCCTGTGTCCGGGGATGACACGTTGCTACGTGCCAACGCAGCACTGGGAGACACGGCTGTTCACGAGGACACTGCGGCTGCGTCAGGCGCATTGGAAACCACTGCTGCTAGCGCTTCCTCTGAAGAGAGTGCTGGATCTCCTGCTACCGCGACGGACGCCTCGGGAAGCACCGACGCAGCCGCGGAGCCAGCGAGCAAGTCGGCCCCCTCGGAAGTCACCGAGGCGGAGGCGCCTGCGACCACCGCGATTGCCAGCACCTCATCGCCAATGAAGAGTCCTCGCGCCGCGAAGTCTCCGGCGCAGATGTCCCTGTTCCGGCCCTCAGGCGTGGAGGTGGCCTTTGTCCTCGACGTCGAGGTGGCCGGCTTCATCCGCACGAAGCGCGTCGTCTCCGTGCAGGTCCTGAAGCTGGAGCAGCGCGGCGAGGGTCAGTGGATGCCCACGTTCCGCCTCGCCCGCGAGCAACTGGACGCACTGCTGCTGCGCACGGATGCCGCGTTCTGTCTCTTCCTCGTGCCCCCGTTTCCTCGAGCCGAGTGCTGGGTGCTGCCCACGCGAGTGGTGCGCGGGCTGATGGAAGCTCAGCGCTCGCTGTCCGGAGTGCGCCGTGAAGACGTGCAGAGAGCAGCACGTCCCCTGTCACAGTGGCTGATGGGAGACCTCGTGGGCCTCTGGTCCGGCGACGAGCGTTCCGAGGCACTGGCTCGGACCGAGGCCGCGTCCGGGGGACCTGACTTCGTCCTGGAGTGGCGCTTCCGCTGAGTCAGCGCCGGTACTCCCAGTGCCACGGCTCGGAAGGCACGGTGCGCACGAAGCCGTACTCCTTCGCGTGCGCCGCCAGCCAGCGATACGTGGAGCTGCTGGTGCTTCCCACGTTGAGGTCCGTGGCGATACCGCCCTGGTGATTCGAGTAGCCAGGCTTCGCGGCCAGGTTGCCCGTGCCATTCTGGTAGGCGCGATACAGGGCCTGCTGCTCCGCCATGGTGCGGAAGCCGCTGTTGACGGTGATGTTGATGCCCGCAGCGCGCGCCGCCGCGTGCATGCGATTGAACGCCGCCGCCGCGTCCGAGCGCAGCACCTTGCCGTTGGGAATGGAGGCCACGGTGATGTTTCGCGGCACTCCATTCACATAGCCGGTGACGACCTTCCCACCACCGCCGCCCGTGGACGGCGTGCCCGACACCTTGATGCCCAGCTTGTCCCACGTCTTGGGGCCCACGACTCCGTCGGCCGTCAGGCCTCGGGACTTCTGGAAGGCCTTCACCGCGGCCTCCGTCTTCGGGCCGAACGAGCCATCCGCCGCCCCGGCATTGAAGCCGAGCGCGTTGAGGCGGTTCTGCAGGGCGCGCACGGGCTCGCCCTTCGCTCCCGGCTTCAGCGTGGGCCCCGAGCCTCCAGACGACGCGGGCTTGTTCAGCGCGCCCCACGTCTTGGGCCCCACCACGCCGTCCGCCGCGAGCCCGCGAGACTTCTGGAAGGCCTTCACCGCGGCCTCCGTCTTCGAGCCGAACGAGCCGTCCGCCGCGCCGGGATTGAAGCCCGCGGCCTTCAGCTTGTTCTGCAGCGACACCACCGCCGCGCCCTTCGAGCCCTCACGAAGCGTGGGCAGCGAGGCGCTGGCAGTCTGACGAAGAGCGGCTGTCGACGACGCACGGGCGATAGCGACCATGTAATTATCCACATTCCAGGAAGACGAGAGAACTGCCCAATTCTCTGAGTCTCCAAGGAAAAGTTGCCTCGGAATGTGTCACCGCGTCATTGCGCGTTTAATCGCCGGCCATGAGCGCCATCGCCGCCTTCTACGTGTTCGAGCACGACGACCTCGAGGACCTGCTCGAAGTCTCCAACCCTCGAGGGTTCAACTCGTTCCTGGAGTCGTACGCCACCGCGCAGAGCGACTTCGGCTACTCGGGTTACGTGTTCAATGACCTCGACATGCTCCTGGAGCCCGAGGACGCCAGCCTCTTCGGCTCCATGGGACTGCGGGCCGAGAGCGAGCGCCTCTCGGCGGCCCTGGGGACGTCGATGGCGCTGTTCGACCACGACAGTGCGCAGTCACTCCTCGCACGGTTGAAGGCCATCAAGCTGAAGTCGAAGGAGGTGGCCGAGCTGCTGGAGTTGGAGCACGGAAGCGCCGACCCCGCGCACGTCGAGGCCGTCAAGGCGGCCCTGGCCCAGGCTCGGGAATGGCTGGGCCAGGTGCAGCCCGGGAGCATCGGGCTGCTCACCATCGGGTAGCGCTTCTCAGCCCCGCTCGACGCGGATGCGCGCGGGCAGGCCGTTGAGGCTGACCTCTTCTTCCTTGCCCGTGAGCCCCTCGGGGCCGACGTGTATTTCCGCGGCCAGCGTCTCGCGGGAGATGAGCTCGCGCGCTTCGTCCGTGACTCGCTTCACTCGCGCATCACCGTCCACCCACAGCCGGATGCGGTCCGTGTAGCCGAGCTCCATGTCCTTGCGCGCGCCCTGCACCCGTGCCAGCAACTCGCGCACGAGGCCCTCGTCCACCAGCGCCTCCGTCAGCTCGGTGGCCAGCACCACCACGCCGACGCCCGCGCCCGCCGCCGCGTAGCCCGGCGTGGCCTCCACCAGCGTCTCCAGCTCCTCCGCCGGAAACACCATGTCCTCGCCAGCCACGTTCATCGCCACGCGGCCCGTGCGCAGCAACTCACCGTGCAGCGCGCGCCCATCCGCCGAGTCGAACGCCTTGCGCACCGGCGCCAGCTTGGGCCCGAGCCTGCTGCCCACCGCGCGCAGGTTGGGACGCACGCGGTAGCGCACCACGTCCGCCTCCTTGCTGCCCGGCTCCAGGAAGCGCACCTCGTGCACGTTCAGCTCGTCCGCAATCAAGTCGCGGTACACCGCCACCCGCTCCGTCAATTCCTTCCGAGCCAGGATGACGTCCGCGCGCGACAGCGGCTGGCGCACCTTGAGCTTGTTGTCCGTGCGCACCTTCAAACCGAGTGACACCAGCTCGCGCACCGCGCCCATCTCCGCCGCGAGCCCCTCGTCCATCAGGCTCGCGTCCACCTCGGGGAAGCCCGCCAGGTGCACGCTCTCCGGCTGCGACTTCGGCCAGGGGTTGCGCACCAGGTTGCTCCACAGCTCTTCCGCGAAGAAGGGGATGAACGGCGCGGACATCGCGGCAATCGTGGTGAGCGCCTCGTACAGCGTGAAGTACGCGTCCCGCTTGTCCTGGTCGAAGCCCGGCGCCCAGTAGCGCGGGCGGCCACGCCGCA comes from Pyxidicoccus parkwaysis and encodes:
- a CDS encoding peptidoglycan-binding protein, encoding MVAIARASSTAALRQTASASLPTLREGSKGAAVVSLQNKLKAAGFNPGAADGSFGSKTEAAVKAFQKSRGLAADGVVGPKTWGALNKPASSGGSGPTLKPGAKGEPVRALQNRLNALGFNAGAADGSFGPKTEAAVKAFQKSRGLTADGVVGPKTWDKLGIKVSGTPSTGGGGGKVVTGYVNGVPRNITVASIPNGKVLRSDAAAAFNRMHAAARAAGINITVNSGFRTMAEQQALYRAYQNGTGNLAAKPGYSNHQGGIATDLNVGSTSSSTYRWLAAHAKEYGFVRTVPSEPWHWEYRR